One genomic segment of Flagellimonas marinaquae includes these proteins:
- a CDS encoding sugar isomerase — protein sequence MTVLNLVKNRISPQQLFMLSALLVNGGNYIYNLLLGRILGPEAFADAALLVTLLLVLSFLGMTFQLVTAKFVATLPSDQWDVFRNRIGAFALLIGCLLGAMVFFSAPILQNILHTENALMFRIFAMGVPIYFVMSVNRGQYQGEESFAKLAISYQLEMWGRLGITLLAFLVIRDHFGALVSFGILVSLVFGLFPYKKLSLAKTAKAPIGLEWSKVRTFMLITAGYELTQIIINNSDILLVKHFFAAQEAGLYASLALIGRVVYFVAWMFVMLLLPTVVRLKKEGKPTKHVLFKYVGYISILSAIIVGACILFPKLIITLLFGDAYLSMASLLWQYALATSLFAVANIFTYYFLSLDHYKPIWFSAIAGVAQITLIVFMHSCLAIVVQAQILVMAALLVMQFLYFFTKEK from the coding sequence ATGACCGTTCTTAACCTAGTAAAAAACCGAATTTCCCCTCAACAGCTTTTTATGCTGAGTGCCTTATTGGTTAACGGAGGAAACTACATTTATAATTTATTGTTGGGGCGCATTTTGGGTCCAGAAGCTTTTGCGGATGCAGCTTTGTTGGTCACCTTGTTGTTGGTCCTCTCATTTTTGGGAATGACCTTTCAGTTGGTAACAGCAAAATTTGTTGCCACATTACCATCCGATCAATGGGATGTTTTTAGAAATCGAATAGGTGCTTTTGCACTTTTGATTGGATGTTTGTTGGGGGCAATGGTATTTTTCTCTGCACCTATCCTTCAAAATATTTTGCATACGGAAAACGCTTTAATGTTCCGAATTTTTGCAATGGGCGTTCCTATCTACTTTGTAATGAGCGTAAACCGAGGTCAATATCAAGGGGAAGAATCCTTTGCCAAATTGGCCATCTCCTATCAATTGGAAATGTGGGGCAGATTGGGAATTACCCTATTGGCCTTTTTGGTAATTCGTGACCATTTTGGTGCATTGGTCTCTTTTGGAATTTTGGTTTCCCTAGTGTTTGGATTGTTCCCTTACAAAAAGTTGAGCCTTGCTAAAACAGCAAAAGCTCCTATTGGTTTGGAATGGTCAAAGGTGCGGACTTTTATGTTGATTACGGCTGGCTACGAATTGACCCAGATCATCATCAACAATAGCGATATTTTATTGGTGAAACACTTTTTTGCAGCACAAGAAGCAGGTCTTTATGCTTCCTTGGCATTGATCGGCCGCGTGGTGTATTTTGTGGCCTGGATGTTCGTAATGCTGCTATTGCCCACTGTGGTCCGTCTTAAAAAAGAAGGCAAGCCTACAAAACATGTATTGTTTAAGTACGTAGGCTATATAAGTATTTTGTCCGCAATTATTGTAGGAGCTTGTATCTTGTTCCCTAAATTGATCATCACACTACTATTTGGAGATGCCTATTTGTCCATGGCTTCATTGTTATGGCAATATGCCTTGGCCACATCTTTGTTTGCCGTGGCAAATATTTTCACTTATTACTTTTTATCCTTAGATCATTACAAACCCATATGGTTTTCGGCAATTGCCGGCGTGGCTCAGATTACGCTGATTGTTTTTATGCACAGTTGTTTGGCTATAGTGGTGCAAGCTCAAATCTTGGTAATGGCCGCTTTGTTGGTAATGCAATTTCTATACTTTTTTACCAAAGAAAAATAA
- a CDS encoding STAS domain-containing protein, translated as MALQITECRRVFSVNGRLDSTTIKIFERHMKNFIKRGTTVKLDLQRVSVIDDLASKVLIQMFANAVLLDCHFTINGWLPKKDLKQLCLKATS; from the coding sequence ATGGCTTTACAAATCACCGAATGTAGAAGAGTCTTCTCAGTAAATGGGCGATTGGACAGTACCACTATCAAGATTTTTGAAAGACATATGAAAAACTTCATTAAACGAGGTACTACCGTTAAACTTGATTTACAACGAGTTTCGGTAATCGATGATTTGGCAAGTAAGGTATTGATTCAAATGTTTGCCAATGCAGTGCTTTTGGATTGCCATTTCACCATAAATGGATGGTTGCCCAAAAAGGATTTGAAGCAACTGTGTTTAAAAGCCACCTCATAA
- a CDS encoding tetratricopeptide repeat protein codes for MKRFIHIIIFVVAIQGVLAQSEMETGFQLLEKGNFSQAENFFGDFLKDNPDNKTAQICYGRAVGLNGNPNKANTLFNGMLEKHPDDYEVRINYYESFLWGKQFKAAEKLYEGLVEDYPNKFGAVLGYANTLSNLQKYEEALQWIEKALQLQPGNPSALTSKKYMNLGLANTLVQAQNYDEAKIKLKSIFNDFPNDRETLLNMANVFLITKEVDSAKASYRRLAISAKDSIVALNGIALAEHIGENDKVALKVAIQSKNKVDKINDNELKEKTFERYAQALIWNRKFVSAKKYIDSLSNQFGDKNWVLALKATHGMYTGNIKSSLQHYDAILASDSTSFDGNLGKANALFALGRIEEAYAATNKTLSIFENQKDAQGLIEKINGQYSPYVQETASYSFDNGNNVAYATNTTVNLPLSTKFQTVVNYQYRLTENSETSAKAHTHTATAGVTYAMLPKLKVVGLAGINNAQFNGNGYSQPIISAKVVTEPYRLQNLEVGYQREVQNFNTDLIEREIVMQHYGLNYNLGSNFGLGWYTQLMHTEQSDDNQRDLLFTSLYYTALRKPNLKFGLNYQYLAFAEQVPTIYFSPEKYQAGEFFSEVSGKFSGNSTYRINAATGLQQVEDDDMTSIFRVEMNLKHQFTNRLSGGLYGKYSNISSATAAGFQFTEVGIQLKWLFKKQPFFNGSIASR; via the coding sequence ATGAAACGCTTTATTCACATCATCATTTTTGTAGTCGCCATACAAGGAGTTTTGGCCCAGTCCGAAATGGAAACCGGATTTCAACTTTTGGAAAAAGGGAACTTCTCCCAAGCTGAAAACTTTTTTGGTGATTTCCTTAAAGATAATCCCGATAACAAAACAGCTCAAATCTGCTACGGGCGTGCTGTGGGGCTGAACGGAAACCCGAACAAGGCCAATACCTTATTTAATGGTATGTTGGAAAAGCACCCGGATGATTACGAGGTTCGCATCAACTATTATGAATCCTTTTTATGGGGCAAGCAATTTAAAGCTGCGGAAAAATTGTACGAGGGGCTAGTTGAAGATTATCCCAATAAATTTGGTGCTGTTTTAGGTTATGCCAATACGTTGAGCAATCTTCAAAAATATGAGGAAGCTTTACAATGGATAGAAAAAGCTTTGCAATTGCAACCTGGTAATCCAAGTGCGCTCACTTCGAAAAAATACATGAACCTTGGGTTGGCCAACACTTTGGTACAGGCACAGAATTACGATGAGGCAAAAATCAAACTAAAATCCATTTTCAACGATTTTCCAAATGATAGGGAGACCTTGTTGAACATGGCCAATGTATTCTTGATTACCAAAGAGGTCGATAGTGCAAAAGCGTCCTATCGCAGACTTGCCATTTCTGCAAAAGACTCTATTGTGGCTTTAAATGGAATTGCCTTGGCCGAGCATATTGGGGAAAATGATAAAGTGGCCCTGAAGGTTGCCATCCAATCAAAAAATAAAGTAGACAAGATCAACGATAACGAACTTAAGGAAAAGACGTTTGAACGCTACGCCCAAGCCCTGATCTGGAACCGAAAGTTTGTTTCTGCCAAAAAATACATCGATAGTCTTTCCAACCAATTTGGTGATAAAAATTGGGTGTTGGCCCTTAAAGCCACCCATGGAATGTACACCGGGAATATTAAGAGCAGTCTACAGCATTATGACGCTATTCTGGCATCGGACAGTACATCTTTTGATGGAAATTTAGGAAAGGCCAATGCGCTTTTTGCCCTCGGAAGGATAGAAGAGGCATACGCCGCCACCAACAAAACCTTGTCGATTTTTGAAAACCAAAAAGATGCGCAAGGGCTTATCGAAAAAATAAACGGACAATATAGCCCTTATGTGCAAGAAACGGCTTCTTACAGTTTTGATAATGGGAATAACGTAGCATATGCCACCAATACAACGGTGAACCTGCCATTGTCCACCAAGTTTCAAACCGTTGTAAATTATCAGTACCGATTAACAGAAAATTCAGAAACCTCAGCAAAAGCGCATACGCATACCGCAACCGCTGGAGTTACTTACGCTATGCTGCCGAAGTTGAAAGTAGTGGGCCTAGCAGGAATCAACAATGCCCAGTTCAATGGTAATGGCTACTCGCAACCCATTATTAGTGCAAAAGTGGTTACAGAACCATATCGTTTGCAAAACTTGGAGGTTGGATACCAACGTGAGGTGCAAAATTTTAATACGGATTTGATAGAGCGTGAAATTGTAATGCAGCATTATGGTTTAAACTACAACCTTGGTTCCAATTTTGGATTGGGATGGTACACACAGCTTATGCACACAGAGCAAAGCGATGACAACCAACGCGACCTTTTGTTTACTTCTTTGTACTACACTGCATTGCGAAAGCCCAACTTAAAGTTTGGACTCAACTACCAGTACTTGGCCTTTGCGGAGCAAGTGCCTACCATCTATTTTAGTCCTGAAAAATACCAGGCCGGGGAATTCTTTTCTGAAGTGAGCGGAAAATTTAGCGGTAACTCCACCTATAGAATCAATGCGGCAACGGGTTTACAGCAGGTGGAAGATGATGATATGACTTCTATTTTTAGGGTAGAAATGAATCTAAAACACCAATTCACCAATCGATTGAGTGGCGGGTTGTACGGAAAATATAGCAACATTTCCTCGGCGACTGCAGCAGGCTTCCAATTTACTGAAGTGGGCATACAACTGAAGTGGCTTTTTAAAAAGCAGCCTTTTTTTAATGGGAGCATTGCTTCAAGGTAG
- a CDS encoding DUF4114 domain-containing protein has protein sequence MKQFILLLATLLTFGWATAQQYGYKYLGDYTSDGTPLYFDGKDNVSQETLDMISNALPEGFPVPNYNPQYITSGYDTDIILDKDADVWVTFVGEGAGYKNVLGFYTYDVDQPQLTAPKEEDITIIFPNVSAKYSGGSLETGHKVKIGRFSAGTGIGWVLLANGWKGQVTPGLWQLFSNPDYNPEALEFLRHHNVLLNDPDNERIILGFEDIRRDYASCDNDFNDALFYITANPYEAIKTTNYNKITDHAPVTSGNDGGLESNGDLASLIAKRNFDRNKANTFKNKRALQNKYDKKTYKSLMAKSGNLDGYFPSTGMFGTETSYVSSPEDLLAITNADEVFGIDYYQGTDRVSAALALNTKGEVYNHTKTICDRLNNSKLKDLRIIELQGHKLIYSELERANGNVEYAVVFSVKEDGADRTVYSRWNLAEYPAGDYMNFQVWGNSMGQVSTVVNEILTNLSQESTLKSNEGDNVLPTVFIQNGYYKNGKLHLNIINKSKATWLLLDGNYKTTEQENLQNLNTIIDLNGEWEQEITLESGHLFDMGLSIIAENSYQHDAIYLADGPWGVDYNTQADSVEVFEVVEHQEWDLDGHIVERGVVAKGEVKETINVFRNILAGDLQLPIDDYQYLHFNIKNQTPVEISLVTDATSEWSERLRYSLDANAEKTQYSLSFSDFVNHEGKNMDFGQLRTIVISVQGDYQNYTSFELEVDQMALTVDGEIQQESETEQEDPTTDETNSLDLGDDLISILDPNTELELKNYPNPFVEYTDISLPEKTSKVNVHVVNLSGQVLYADTHAPTGNENTIRLELGHLPKGIYLYQVGDVTNSKRYSGKIIRQ, from the coding sequence ATGAAGCAATTTATACTTCTTTTGGCAACATTGTTAACCTTTGGATGGGCAACTGCCCAACAATATGGTTATAAGTATTTGGGAGATTATACATCAGATGGAACCCCCCTTTATTTTGATGGAAAGGATAATGTTTCCCAAGAAACCTTGGATATGATCAGCAATGCCCTTCCCGAAGGATTTCCAGTGCCCAACTATAATCCGCAGTATATAACTTCCGGGTACGATACCGATATTATTTTGGATAAAGATGCCGATGTATGGGTAACCTTTGTGGGAGAGGGTGCAGGATATAAAAACGTTCTTGGCTTTTATACTTATGATGTAGATCAACCTCAATTGACTGCTCCCAAAGAAGAAGATATTACCATTATTTTTCCAAATGTCTCCGCAAAATATAGTGGTGGAAGCTTGGAAACTGGACATAAGGTAAAAATTGGAAGATTTAGTGCCGGTACGGGCATTGGTTGGGTATTGTTGGCCAATGGTTGGAAAGGGCAGGTAACTCCAGGACTATGGCAGTTGTTCTCTAATCCCGACTATAATCCAGAAGCTCTTGAATTTCTCAGACATCACAATGTATTGTTGAACGATCCAGATAACGAGCGAATTATTTTGGGTTTTGAGGACATTAGACGGGATTATGCAAGTTGTGACAACGATTTTAACGATGCTCTTTTTTACATCACAGCCAATCCGTATGAGGCCATAAAAACCACCAATTATAATAAAATTACGGACCACGCACCTGTTACCTCCGGAAATGATGGCGGATTGGAAAGTAATGGAGACTTGGCCAGCTTGATCGCAAAAAGAAATTTTGACCGAAACAAGGCCAATACTTTTAAGAACAAGCGTGCCTTGCAAAACAAGTACGACAAGAAGACCTACAAGTCCCTAATGGCGAAATCAGGTAATCTGGATGGTTATTTTCCCAGCACTGGAATGTTTGGCACAGAGACTTCTTATGTTTCAAGCCCTGAGGATCTTTTGGCCATAACCAATGCAGATGAAGTATTCGGAATCGATTATTACCAAGGAACTGATAGGGTTTCTGCCGCTCTGGCACTGAACACCAAAGGTGAGGTGTACAACCATACAAAAACAATCTGTGATCGTCTTAACAATTCCAAACTGAAGGATTTAAGGATCATCGAGCTACAAGGACATAAATTGATCTATTCCGAGTTGGAACGAGCTAATGGCAATGTGGAGTATGCTGTGGTATTTTCGGTGAAAGAGGACGGAGCGGATCGCACAGTTTACAGCCGTTGGAACTTGGCCGAATACCCTGCCGGGGATTATATGAACTTTCAAGTCTGGGGAAATAGTATGGGGCAGGTGAGCACCGTCGTAAACGAGATTCTTACCAATTTGAGCCAGGAATCAACATTGAAATCCAATGAAGGGGATAATGTATTGCCTACTGTATTCATTCAGAATGGATATTACAAAAACGGAAAATTGCACCTGAATATCATCAACAAAAGTAAAGCTACTTGGTTATTGTTAGATGGAAATTATAAGACCACCGAACAGGAAAACCTTCAAAATTTAAATACCATCATCGACTTAAACGGTGAATGGGAACAGGAGATTACATTAGAGTCTGGACACTTGTTTGATATGGGACTGTCCATTATAGCCGAAAACTCTTATCAACACGATGCAATTTACTTGGCTGATGGCCCATGGGGTGTGGATTACAATACACAAGCTGATAGTGTTGAAGTTTTTGAAGTGGTTGAACACCAAGAATGGGATTTAGATGGACATATTGTGGAAAGGGGAGTAGTGGCCAAGGGAGAAGTTAAGGAGACCATTAACGTATTCCGTAATATCTTGGCCGGTGACTTACAATTGCCAATCGATGATTACCAGTATCTGCACTTCAACATCAAAAACCAGACTCCCGTAGAGATAAGTTTGGTTACCGATGCCACGAGCGAGTGGAGCGAGCGTCTTCGCTATAGCTTGGATGCCAATGCCGAAAAAACGCAATACAGTTTATCGTTTTCAGACTTTGTAAACCACGAAGGAAAAAATATGGACTTTGGACAACTGCGAACCATTGTAATTTCTGTGCAGGGAGACTATCAAAATTATACATCGTTTGAACTGGAAGTGGATCAAATGGCCTTAACGGTTGATGGAGAAATTCAGCAAGAATCTGAAACTGAACAAGAAGACCCTACCACTGACGAAACCAATAGTTTGGATCTTGGCGACGATCTGATCAGCATTTTGGATCCAAATACTGAGCTGGAGCTTAAAAATTACCCGAACCCTTTTGTGGAATACACGGATATATCGTTACCGGAAAAAACCAGTAAAGTAAATGTACATGTCGTGAATTTAAGTGGACAGGTACTTTATGCAGATACCCACGCTCCAACAGGAAACGAGAATACCATACGCTTGGAGCTGGGTCATCTGCCAAAGGGAATATACTTGTATCAAGTTGGAGATGTTACCAATAGCAAGCGGTACAGCGGAAAAATTATACGACAATAA
- a CDS encoding LytR/AlgR family response regulator transcription factor, which produces MNCIIIDDEAAARAIVSQLCSKVPEINVMEEFDNAIEAIKFLNQFKVDLVFLDIHMPGFTGIDFIQTLKNPPKIVMTTSDTEFAIASYEYEAIVDYLVKPITQERFQKCIQKVKNSSSAPSSTASTANEQENGLGEDLYINIDRRLIKLKFAEILLIEAKGDYINIKTESKDYLVHTTLKKILEKLPEDKFLQIHRSYVINFNKIVDIEDNSVLIEKSVIPISRSNRPELMRRLNLL; this is translated from the coding sequence ATGAATTGTATAATAATTGATGACGAAGCAGCAGCAAGGGCAATTGTGTCACAATTATGCTCAAAGGTTCCTGAAATTAATGTTATGGAAGAGTTTGATAATGCCATCGAGGCCATCAAATTCTTGAACCAATTTAAAGTGGACCTGGTTTTTTTGGACATCCACATGCCGGGCTTCACGGGAATTGATTTTATCCAGACCCTAAAAAACCCTCCAAAAATTGTGATGACCACCTCGGATACCGAATTTGCCATTGCATCTTACGAGTACGAGGCCATTGTGGATTACTTGGTAAAACCCATTACCCAAGAGCGTTTTCAAAAATGTATTCAAAAAGTAAAAAATAGTTCAAGCGCTCCATCTTCAACTGCATCGACTGCGAACGAGCAAGAAAATGGCTTGGGCGAAGATCTATATATTAATATAGACCGGAGACTCATAAAACTGAAATTCGCGGAGATCCTGTTGATCGAGGCCAAAGGGGACTACATCAATATTAAAACAGAGTCAAAGGATTATTTGGTGCACACCACCTTAAAAAAAATACTGGAAAAACTGCCAGAGGACAAGTTCTTGCAAATCCATAGATCCTATGTGATCAACTTTAATAAAATTGTGGATATTGAGGACAATAGCGTACTTATTGAAAAAAGTGTGATTCCCATAAGTAGGTCTAACCGACCGGAATTAATGCGTAGGTTGAACCTGTTGTAG
- a CDS encoding Hpt domain-containing protein, which translates to MREIPNLEYVDNLAEGDMVFRQKFIGILKEEFPTEQEEYLDTIKNALFREASEHVHKIKHKLNVLGLHNAYTLAVKHEKELRDGEQSFKDEFLSILKDVEHYLKTI; encoded by the coding sequence ATGAGAGAAATCCCAAATCTAGAGTACGTGGACAACCTTGCCGAAGGAGATATGGTCTTTCGTCAAAAATTTATCGGTATATTAAAGGAGGAATTTCCAACAGAACAAGAGGAATACCTGGATACCATAAAAAATGCACTTTTTCGCGAAGCTTCCGAGCATGTGCACAAGATAAAGCATAAATTAAACGTTCTAGGTTTACACAATGCTTACACTTTGGCCGTAAAGCACGAGAAGGAACTGCGAGATGGCGAACAATCGTTTAAAGATGAATTCTTGTCGATTTTAAAAGATGTGGAGCACTACCTAAAAACTATTTAA
- a CDS encoding sensor histidine kinase: MHSLLKRQLKKYLPETYSDNRDLDQLLDAIANSYENYDEKLRMLQRATALSSDELYDANRELEKEAARQKQVLNSLESALSALQANFKQQEVPKNIVDSDFDAEKLARQIGELAQRASEMTTEKDRLLKNLASQNESLNSYAHVVSHDLKSPIRNISALITWIEEDEKDTLSDQSKQNLSLALGNLEKMDKLITGILKHATLQDKNASNDIFELGEVLAGIQQSIFVPKNVHFKVPGQLPQLYYDRYKIEQLFMNLMTNAVKATEGKKQGTIRVDFKDEGDHWYFAIADNGKGIPEKHQSDIFDMFHKLEDDAMATGIGLALVKKIVSLYEGNIWVDSIENMGTTFHFTLKKQNL, encoded by the coding sequence ATGCACAGCCTTTTAAAAAGACAGCTTAAAAAGTACCTGCCCGAAACTTACTCGGACAATCGTGATTTGGATCAGCTTTTGGACGCCATTGCCAACTCTTACGAAAATTACGACGAAAAGCTGAGGATGCTACAAAGGGCCACAGCACTAAGTTCGGATGAGTTGTACGATGCCAATAGAGAACTGGAAAAGGAAGCTGCCCGACAGAAACAGGTATTGAACTCGCTTGAAAGCGCACTTTCCGCCCTGCAGGCAAACTTTAAACAACAAGAAGTTCCAAAAAACATTGTGGACAGTGATTTTGATGCAGAAAAATTGGCCCGACAAATCGGGGAATTGGCTCAGCGAGCATCAGAAATGACTACCGAGAAAGATAGACTGCTCAAGAATTTGGCAAGTCAGAATGAATCATTAAACAGTTATGCCCATGTGGTATCCCATGATCTAAAATCACCCATTAGGAACATTAGCGCTCTGATAACCTGGATAGAGGAAGACGAAAAAGATACCCTGTCCGATCAGAGCAAACAAAATCTATCCTTGGCACTTGGGAACTTGGAGAAAATGGACAAGCTCATCACCGGTATACTAAAACATGCCACATTACAGGATAAGAACGCTTCCAACGATATTTTTGAATTGGGCGAAGTGCTTGCCGGTATTCAACAAAGTATTTTTGTACCCAAAAATGTACACTTTAAGGTTCCTGGGCAGCTGCCCCAGCTGTATTACGATCGCTACAAGATCGAACAGCTTTTCATGAATTTAATGACCAACGCCGTTAAGGCTACCGAAGGAAAGAAACAAGGAACTATCCGGGTCGATTTTAAGGACGAAGGCGACCATTGGTATTTTGCCATTGCGGACAATGGAAAGGGAATACCGGAAAAGCATCAATCGGATATTTTTGATATGTTCCATAAATTGGAGGACGATGCCATGGCAACCGGCATTGGTTTGGCTCTGGTAAAAAAGATAGTATCCCTTTATGAAGGGAATATTTGGGTGGACAGTATTGAGAATATGGGAACTACATTTCATTTTACCCTAAAAAAACAAAACCTATGA
- a CDS encoding FIST signal transduction protein yields MKILQAKKQSNTNFEFISEKTELKEPLVLIFGNRYLLQEEKLYQEVRNLFPDGHLVFGSTSGEILGEKVLDGTVTLTAVEFEKSHFLVKSKNVAEFDQDDADLGKVLASEFPTENLKHVFVVSEGSTVNGSELIAGLEHVGKGNFGLSGGLCGDDDRFEVTLSSYNEHPKQGEVVAIGFYGDTLEISCANFGGWTPFGPERLITKSRKNILFELDGKPALDLYKKYLGDKASELPKSALLYPLSVQTNDEEPIVRTILNIDEEHNAMILAGDVPEGSKVQLMMATVDDIANGARSAAKLAVEERENESQLAILISCVGRKLVMDQRTEEEIEEVTQVIGENVAVSGFYSYGEMAPFAGQNTCKLHNQTMTLTLFSE; encoded by the coding sequence ATGAAGATCTTACAAGCGAAAAAACAATCTAATACCAATTTTGAGTTTATCTCGGAAAAAACCGAGCTGAAAGAACCTTTGGTTCTCATTTTTGGTAATAGGTATTTATTGCAAGAGGAAAAACTGTACCAAGAAGTAAGAAACTTGTTTCCCGATGGACATTTGGTGTTTGGGTCAACCTCGGGAGAGATTTTGGGGGAGAAAGTATTGGACGGAACAGTAACATTGACCGCAGTTGAGTTCGAAAAAAGCCATTTTTTGGTAAAAAGCAAGAATGTGGCCGAATTTGATCAGGATGATGCCGATCTGGGCAAAGTTCTGGCATCAGAATTCCCCACCGAAAACTTAAAACATGTGTTTGTGGTTTCGGAAGGAAGCACTGTAAACGGTAGCGAACTTATCGCAGGACTGGAACATGTAGGTAAGGGTAATTTTGGTCTTTCCGGAGGACTCTGTGGGGATGATGACCGCTTTGAGGTCACCCTGTCATCCTATAATGAGCATCCTAAACAAGGAGAGGTTGTGGCTATTGGGTTCTATGGTGATACTTTGGAAATCAGTTGTGCCAACTTTGGCGGATGGACCCCCTTTGGACCAGAACGATTGATTACAAAATCGCGAAAGAACATTTTGTTCGAGCTCGATGGCAAGCCAGCTTTGGATTTGTATAAAAAATATTTGGGCGATAAGGCGAGCGAACTTCCCAAGTCGGCACTTCTGTACCCACTTAGCGTACAGACCAATGATGAAGAACCTATTGTACGTACCATTTTGAATATAGATGAAGAACATAATGCCATGATATTGGCCGGGGACGTACCCGAAGGTTCCAAAGTACAATTAATGATGGCCACGGTGGACGATATCGCCAATGGGGCAAGGTCCGCGGCCAAACTCGCTGTGGAAGAACGTGAAAACGAATCCCAACTGGCCATATTGATCAGCTGTGTGGGACGAAAACTGGTAATGGATCAACGAACCGAGGAAGAAATCGAGGAAGTAACCCAGGTTATTGGCGAGAATGTGGCGGTATCCGGCTTTTATTCTTATGGGGAAATGGCACCATTTGCAGGTCAGAATACCTGTAAATTACATAACCAAACCATGACTTTGACTTTATTCAGCGAGTAA